In Carya illinoinensis cultivar Pawnee chromosome 7, C.illinoinensisPawnee_v1, whole genome shotgun sequence, the following are encoded in one genomic region:
- the LOC122316446 gene encoding uncharacterized protein LOC122316446: MNERARFALLLFHFLGLLFMALLTFLPEITSESKKQKSKRKQKQQKQPSSWDQIKNLLTCKQIEGTQVHDPSKNATVAAGYSKLGSSCSSICSFRDVVHGNTRVVHRADNSPESSTVGQETGLLSRRKAVTGSSTRSVSGSARSTCVSAYSSSSRGMQFRKLSGCYECHMIVDPSRYPTPRTTICACSQCGEVFPKVESLELHQAVRHAVSELGPEDSGRNIVEIIFKSSWLKKDNPICKIDRILKVQNTDSTIQRFEDCRDAVKTRALSSTKKNPRCAADGNELLRFHGTTLSCALGARGSSNLCSSIPTCGVCTVIRHGFEGKGGECKGVLTTASSGRAHDSMHCTDGRRAILVCRVIAGRVRRMADDAAPAEEDNVSVGSYDSVAGCSGIYSNLEELTVFNAKAILPCFVVIYRAVQS; encoded by the exons atgaaCGAGAGAGCTCGCTTTGCTTTActtctcttccattttcttgGTTTGCTCTTTATGGCTCTCTTAACTTTCCTACCAGAGATCACCTCagaatccaaaaaacaaaaatccaaaCGCAAGCAGAAGCAGCAGAAACAACCATCTTCATGGGACCAAATTAAGAACCTCCTCACCTGCAAACAAATCGAAGGGACACAGGTGCACGACCCATCAAAGAACGCCACCGTCGCTGCTGGATACTCGAAGCTAGGGTCTTCTTGCAGCTCCATATGTAGCTTCCGGGACGTGGTTCATGGGAACACTAGGGTTGTTCACAGAGCTGATAACTCGCCCGAGAGTAGCACAGTCGGTCAGGAAACCGGGCTGCTCAGTCGTCGGAAAGCGGTCACCGGGTCGTCAACTCGGTCTGTATCAGGTTCAGCTAGATCCACCTGTGTATCAGCGTACTCTTCTTCTTCAAGAGGCATGCAATTCCGAAAGCTTTCTGGGTGTTACGAGTGTCACATGATCGTTGACCCCAGTCG GTACCCAACACCAAGGACCACTATCTGTGCTTGCTCTCAATGCGGGGAGGTCTTTCCGAAGGTTGAAAGCTTGGAGCTTCACCAAGCAGTTCGCCATGCtg TATCGGAGCTGGGACCTGAAGATTCAGGTCGAAATATCGTGGAGATTATCTTCAAATCAAGCTGGCTCAAAAAGGACAATCCGATCTGCAAGATTGACCGGATACTGAAGGTCCAAAATACCGACAGCACTATTCAACGGTTCGAGGACTGTCGAGATGCGGTGAAGACCCGCGCGCTCAGCAGCACCAAGAAAAATCCTAGATGTGCAGCCGACGGGAATGAACTGTTGCGGTTCCACGGCACCACCTTATCATGCGCGCTCGGAGCACGGGGCTCCTCCAACTTGTGCAGCTCCATACCAACCTGTGGAGTCTGCACCGTCATTAGGCACGGGTTCGAAGGCAAAGGCGGTGAGTGCAAGGGAGTGTTGACCACTGCCAGCAGTGGTAGGGCGCACGACTCCATGCATTGTACGGACGGCCGCAGGGCCATCCTGGTCTGTCGAGTGATTGCTGGTAGAGTGAGGCGCATGGCGGATGATGCAGCCCCGGCGGAGGAGGACAACGTATCGGTTGGATCATACGATTCTGTTGCCGGTTGCTCGGGGATCTACTCCAATCTGGAGGAGCTTACCGTTTTTAATGCCAAGGCCATCCTGCCTTGTTTTGTAGTGATATACAGAGCTGTCCAATCTTga